In a single window of the Saccharothrix australiensis genome:
- a CDS encoding VWA domain-containing protein, which translates to MTATATGHAARAARFFRTSLVAVFALTAATAPVSAAGTAGAARQDDPQVQPLHMVVLVDESSSIDQSALDREKEAALLIALGEFAPGSTVSVAGFASDNDADGPQLAVEPGCGPTAVKSAQDRETLSSCVQKLTRREPGQGDGTDHVSALRKALVDLRSAPKDQPKIVFLLTDGNLNVADSPLWGKDNAGDLRNRAARDALRGELANAKNAGVQLWPLGFGADIDEGRLAEFAAGGHQQTCAEKSPPPRATVVADPNDVVRTMLEAFSAARCAGAGALVETTSKPGGTVEAVVDIPAIATDGSIVVFRRDPRIQVSYEDPEGRAVPKSGDQGDSTFQVSGEQDSVEALRVVNPVPGKWKIKLTTPEGGPAQRVTSTVVWQGAARALMTVDNPTPAAGQQVAISVSLQTRRRTVTDPASLSGLTFSAAIGGDGFQRFPVPLADDGRAPDAEAADGVFSGAGTIPAGAGGELRFTGGVSGIGIQGDERTQNGRVASGPARVRAVTRLTTTEPFTPPGGTRAGELSVTNDSGRPRKVRLVVGNPGPGTVVAVSPAVLDLPPSGESKHPFTLQFAENTVIGVNSGVIRVVDDADPDTVWHSLQFTVAVSYPPTLFERLLWLWITLAAVVALMAVFLLARFARRKRHRDVRGLRVQLDRAGRSTSLHAPDKPAQVFRFTAKESDGALVVNHATPAENAYELRRADDGRLVLRHLDGRTLDLRVGHPEHIAPDVELTCHDERRARPPRTRAPRPAAPPPSPPTRAAASAHRNSGPTAGPPADDDLL; encoded by the coding sequence TTGACCGCAACGGCAACCGGTCACGCGGCGCGTGCCGCGCGCTTTTTCCGCACGTCCCTGGTGGCCGTGTTCGCGCTCACCGCGGCGACGGCCCCGGTGTCCGCCGCCGGAACGGCGGGTGCGGCCCGGCAGGACGATCCGCAGGTCCAGCCGCTGCACATGGTGGTGCTGGTCGACGAATCGAGCAGCATCGACCAGTCCGCGCTGGACCGGGAGAAGGAGGCCGCGCTGCTGATCGCGCTCGGTGAATTCGCACCGGGTTCCACGGTCAGTGTGGCGGGATTCGCCAGCGACAACGACGCCGACGGCCCGCAACTGGCGGTGGAACCGGGCTGCGGGCCGACCGCGGTGAAATCCGCGCAGGACCGCGAAACGCTCTCCTCGTGCGTGCAGAAGCTCACCAGGCGCGAGCCGGGGCAGGGCGACGGCACCGACCACGTGAGCGCCCTGCGCAAGGCCCTGGTCGACCTGCGGTCCGCGCCGAAGGACCAGCCGAAGATCGTCTTCCTGCTCACCGACGGCAACCTGAACGTCGCGGACAGCCCGCTGTGGGGCAAGGACAACGCGGGCGACCTCCGCAACCGGGCCGCCCGCGACGCGCTGCGCGGTGAGCTGGCCAACGCGAAGAACGCCGGCGTGCAGCTGTGGCCGCTGGGCTTCGGCGCCGACATCGACGAGGGCAGGCTGGCGGAGTTCGCGGCGGGCGGCCACCAGCAGACCTGCGCCGAGAAGTCGCCGCCGCCCAGGGCCACGGTCGTCGCCGACCCGAACGACGTCGTGCGGACCATGCTGGAGGCGTTCAGCGCGGCCCGGTGCGCCGGCGCGGGCGCGCTGGTGGAGACGACGTCGAAGCCGGGCGGCACGGTCGAGGCGGTGGTCGACATCCCCGCCATCGCCACCGACGGGTCCATCGTGGTGTTCCGCCGCGACCCGCGCATCCAGGTCTCCTACGAGGACCCCGAGGGCCGCGCGGTGCCCAAGTCCGGCGACCAGGGCGACTCGACCTTCCAGGTCAGCGGCGAGCAGGACTCGGTCGAGGCGCTGCGGGTGGTCAACCCGGTGCCCGGCAAGTGGAAGATCAAGCTCACCACGCCCGAGGGCGGCCCGGCGCAGCGCGTGACGTCCACGGTCGTCTGGCAGGGCGCGGCCCGCGCGCTGATGACGGTGGACAACCCGACGCCCGCCGCCGGGCAGCAGGTGGCGATCAGCGTCTCGCTCCAGACCAGGCGGCGCACGGTCACCGACCCGGCCTCGCTGTCCGGGCTGACCTTCTCGGCGGCCATCGGGGGCGACGGCTTCCAGCGCTTCCCCGTGCCGCTGGCCGACGACGGCCGGGCGCCCGACGCCGAGGCCGCCGACGGCGTGTTCAGCGGCGCGGGCACGATACCCGCCGGCGCCGGCGGCGAGCTGCGGTTCACCGGCGGCGTGTCCGGCATCGGCATCCAGGGCGACGAGCGCACCCAGAACGGCCGGGTCGCGAGCGGACCGGCCCGCGTCCGCGCCGTCACGCGCCTGACCACCACCGAGCCGTTCACCCCGCCCGGCGGCACGCGCGCGGGCGAGCTGAGCGTCACCAACGACAGCGGACGGCCGCGCAAGGTCCGGCTGGTGGTCGGCAACCCCGGTCCGGGCACGGTCGTCGCCGTCTCACCCGCGGTGCTCGACCTGCCGCCGTCCGGCGAGAGCAAGCACCCGTTCACCCTCCAGTTCGCCGAGAACACCGTCATCGGCGTCAACTCCGGCGTCATCCGGGTCGTCGACGACGCCGACCCGGACACCGTGTGGCACTCGCTCCAGTTCACCGTCGCCGTGTCCTACCCGCCGACGCTGTTCGAGCGGCTGCTGTGGCTGTGGATCACGCTGGCCGCGGTGGTCGCCCTCATGGCGGTGTTCCTGCTGGCGCGGTTCGCCCGGCGCAAGCGCCACCGGGACGTGCGCGGGCTGCGGGTGCAGTTGGACCGGGCCGGCCGGTCCACCTCGCTGCACGCGCCGGACAAGCCGGCGCAGGTGTTCCGGTTCACCGCCAAGGAGTCCGACGGCGCGCTGGTGGTCAACCACGCCACCCCCGCCGAGAACGCCTACGAGCTGCGGCGCGCCGACGACGGTCGGCTCGTGCTGCGGCACCTCGACGGCCGGACGCTGGACCTGCGCGTCGGCCACCCCGAGCACATCGCCCCGGACGTGGAGCTGACCTGCCACGACGAGCGCCGGGCCCGCCCGCCGCGGACGCGCGCGCCCCGCCCGGCCGCGCCACCGCCGTCACCGCCGACCAGGGCCGCGGCGTCGGCCCACCGCAACTCCGGCCCGACCGCCGGCCCACCCGCCGACGACGACCTGCTGTGA
- a CDS encoding tubulin-like doman-containing protein: MKIYQPVLFVGLGGTGCLIGAELERRLRGELCGPDGTNLQELLSTENALPYQLPSCLQFVYADLSEDEFTRLQRRVVPGEEHLPAAERTMHLVKDLVPRQDTYPEVARSLRLNAGGAVDWLPPVDGEPRIGPLAKGAGQFPTVGRAALFETLRTGLGPVQGPINRAIGAINKSAGELTRLGGRLNGSCDVFVAFSVAGGTGSGIFYDYLHLVGDALARNGYRARIYPLVLMPSAFDEGLGGGRPARLNAGRALLDLFRLVDDQNSQSAGTELNDAGITGALSVRYPTGEELRLRAGTAQTAFLFSRSAGVEREDLHRSVVSLMLSLIGTGPTEGSALAQGTDRIYQSFADDFVNRAAERELPSPSGIGNRGVSTSLVASLTVPVDELAELVGSRLLAEAVTELVEPPPGRAENNREAIEQFFTGSNLDALRLRAPIEFTEPPIAIGAEAVLRALNTRVQTLESALTALEQQLVQRVPKLAQDFDPQRAAELLLGELDLFRLHRVFAGHPALADPADQRGFARILESRRGEPEAPAGLTLAPPQAQQIRNRLFSRVKWADPVVREAIDDQNRWYKWRARRLWHAAWDEQSLRWERTLRRADLELRSTVDAFLEHARSDAPRFRRRARELYRPRVGVSYLLPPQGGDLEPFYQAVRRRFIEVYAGQGRLRPTATTGELVNEILGAEAWRTAYRTAVQGDPHQAVGTVRDRLKREVQLMFRHKDPETKPLLPALQDLLAAAAGSDVATVGEDDLAQFRQKVAGLVPGGFTPPGAGPMKVLFTYPADSANPDVQRYLQQEVNFHRDAETVVDFRPTSAESMAVVLFRTSMSVTEVPELREVLRTWADAQRRPMDHDFLKWRQRTGYDYSYLATAEEHRVLILHRLLCALWNGQVQVEGDPESPTAIVVRLGGHDEVSMRLGLTDYFRMSSWASVLSAYEEWTLTDDEGIRRDFGARLMTVLPHRVDETPNPPSDLYRTVVKLARDQAASINAALSGLGKAGASRAAQLRAFWTGTFPAALDLPFRANAPVQASLRELEEWMDR, from the coding sequence ATGAAGATCTACCAACCGGTCCTGTTCGTGGGACTGGGCGGCACCGGCTGCCTGATCGGCGCGGAGCTGGAGCGCAGGCTGCGCGGCGAGCTGTGCGGCCCGGACGGCACGAACCTCCAGGAGCTGCTGAGCACGGAGAACGCCCTGCCGTACCAGCTCCCGTCGTGCCTCCAGTTCGTCTACGCCGACCTCAGCGAGGACGAGTTCACCCGCCTCCAGCGCCGGGTGGTGCCCGGCGAGGAGCACCTGCCCGCCGCCGAGCGGACCATGCACCTGGTCAAGGACCTCGTGCCGCGCCAGGACACCTACCCCGAGGTGGCGCGCAGCCTGCGCCTCAACGCGGGCGGCGCGGTGGACTGGCTGCCGCCGGTGGACGGCGAGCCCCGCATCGGCCCGCTGGCCAAGGGCGCTGGCCAGTTCCCCACGGTGGGCCGGGCCGCGCTGTTCGAGACGCTGCGCACCGGCCTCGGCCCGGTGCAGGGCCCGATCAACCGGGCGATCGGCGCGATCAACAAGTCGGCGGGCGAGCTGACGCGGCTGGGCGGCAGGCTCAACGGCTCGTGCGACGTGTTCGTGGCGTTCTCGGTGGCGGGCGGCACCGGCAGCGGGATCTTCTACGACTACCTGCACCTGGTCGGGGACGCGTTGGCGCGCAACGGCTACCGGGCCCGGATCTACCCGCTGGTGCTGATGCCGTCGGCGTTCGACGAGGGCCTGGGCGGCGGTCGGCCGGCGCGGCTGAACGCGGGCCGCGCGCTGCTGGACCTGTTCCGGCTGGTGGACGACCAGAACTCGCAGTCGGCGGGCACCGAGCTGAACGACGCGGGCATCACCGGCGCGCTGTCGGTGCGCTACCCCACCGGCGAGGAGCTGCGGTTGCGCGCGGGCACGGCGCAGACCGCGTTCCTGTTCAGCCGCAGCGCGGGCGTGGAGCGGGAGGACCTGCACCGGTCGGTGGTGTCGCTGATGCTGTCGCTGATCGGCACCGGCCCCACCGAGGGCAGCGCGCTGGCGCAGGGCACCGACCGGATCTACCAGTCCTTCGCCGACGACTTCGTCAACCGCGCCGCGGAGCGGGAGCTGCCCTCGCCCAGCGGCATCGGCAACCGGGGCGTGTCCACCAGCCTGGTGGCCTCGCTGACCGTGCCGGTGGACGAGCTGGCCGAGCTGGTCGGCTCGCGGCTGCTGGCCGAGGCGGTCACCGAGCTGGTGGAGCCGCCGCCGGGGCGCGCGGAGAACAACCGCGAGGCCATCGAGCAGTTCTTCACGGGGTCCAATCTGGACGCGCTGCGGCTGCGGGCCCCGATCGAGTTCACCGAGCCGCCGATCGCGATCGGGGCCGAGGCGGTCCTGCGGGCGCTCAACACCCGCGTGCAGACCCTGGAGTCGGCGCTCACCGCGCTGGAGCAGCAGCTGGTGCAGCGGGTGCCGAAGCTCGCGCAGGACTTCGACCCGCAGCGCGCGGCCGAGCTGCTGCTCGGCGAGCTGGACCTGTTCCGCCTGCACCGGGTGTTCGCCGGGCACCCGGCCCTGGCCGACCCGGCCGACCAGCGCGGCTTCGCCCGCATCCTGGAGAGCAGGCGGGGCGAGCCGGAGGCGCCCGCCGGCCTGACCCTCGCGCCGCCGCAGGCCCAGCAGATCCGCAACCGGCTGTTCAGCCGGGTGAAGTGGGCCGACCCGGTGGTGCGCGAGGCGATCGACGACCAGAACCGCTGGTACAAGTGGCGGGCGCGGCGGCTGTGGCACGCGGCGTGGGACGAGCAGTCGCTGCGCTGGGAGCGGACGCTGCGCCGCGCCGACCTCGAACTGCGGTCCACCGTGGACGCCTTCCTGGAGCACGCCCGGTCCGACGCGCCGCGGTTCCGGCGGCGGGCCCGCGAGCTGTACCGGCCGCGGGTGGGCGTGTCCTACCTGCTGCCGCCGCAGGGCGGCGACCTGGAGCCGTTCTACCAGGCGGTGCGGCGGCGGTTCATCGAGGTGTACGCGGGGCAGGGCAGGCTGCGGCCGACCGCCACCACCGGCGAGCTGGTCAACGAGATCCTGGGCGCGGAGGCGTGGCGGACGGCGTACCGGACGGCCGTGCAGGGCGACCCGCACCAGGCAGTGGGCACGGTGCGCGACCGGCTCAAGCGCGAGGTGCAGCTGATGTTCCGGCACAAGGACCCGGAGACCAAGCCGCTGCTGCCCGCGTTGCAGGACCTGCTGGCGGCGGCGGCCGGGTCGGACGTGGCGACGGTCGGCGAGGACGACCTGGCCCAGTTCCGCCAGAAGGTCGCGGGCCTGGTGCCGGGCGGGTTCACACCGCCGGGCGCGGGACCGATGAAGGTGCTGTTCACCTACCCGGCCGACAGCGCGAACCCGGACGTCCAGCGCTACCTCCAGCAGGAGGTGAACTTCCACCGCGACGCGGAGACCGTGGTCGACTTCCGGCCCACCAGCGCCGAGTCGATGGCGGTGGTGCTGTTCCGCACGTCGATGAGCGTCACCGAGGTGCCGGAGCTGCGCGAGGTGCTGCGCACGTGGGCGGACGCACAGCGGCGGCCGATGGACCACGACTTCCTGAAGTGGCGGCAGCGCACCGGCTACGACTACAGCTACCTGGCCACCGCCGAGGAGCACCGGGTGCTGATCCTGCACCGGCTGCTGTGCGCGCTGTGGAACGGGCAGGTGCAGGTCGAGGGCGACCCGGAGTCGCCGACGGCGATCGTGGTCCGGCTGGGCGGGCACGACGAGGTGTCCATGCGGCTGGGCCTGACCGACTACTTCCGGATGTCGTCGTGGGCCAGCGTGCTGTCGGCGTACGAGGAGTGGACGCTCACCGACGACGAGGGCATCCGCCGCGACTTCGGGGCGCGGTTGATGACCGTGCTGCCGCACCGGGTGGACGAGACGCCGAACCCGCCGTCGGACCTGTACCGGACGGTGGTGAAGCTGGCCCGCGACCAGGCGGCGTCGATCAACGCGGCGCTCAGCGGGCTGGGCAAGGCGGGCGCGAGCCGCGCCGCGCAGCTGCGCGCGTTCTGGACCGGGACGTTCCCGGCCGCGCTCGACCTGCCGTTCCGCGCCAACGCGCCGGTGCAGGCGTCGCTGCGGGAGCTCGAGGAGTGGATGGACCGATGA
- a CDS encoding ATP-binding protein, with protein MTAPTTGPRVRCPVCLDQFDWREDELWATTDEVGRYELVDLSAVNDPVKRRDMRRGCYQRCPNPSDDTEPHHLPASYLDYGPPLVVGLVGRSGSGKTHLLTSVIAELERGGLQGCGVSARAMDLQLHQRFETEQLRRLERAEELPGTRHGLSGFASVMTLTSAAGTRPVTFFDISGEDFLEGGEDLGRTARFVIGVDALLFVETPEHALGIRNHEPESTEGANKPFQNVLSRLSDLGMVDRTPAALVLNKSDRLRYLPPVDRWIRRDDDGVLDADAMLEESRDVYGFLHQHGAHSSLSPFHEFPLCTLHFASATGAEPVDRKFVRGVRPMRVLRPLIALLAMTGVLAGPEARKVGRWHVQTR; from the coding sequence GTGACCGCGCCGACGACCGGGCCGCGCGTGCGCTGCCCGGTGTGCCTGGACCAGTTCGACTGGCGCGAGGACGAGCTGTGGGCGACCACCGACGAGGTGGGCCGCTACGAGCTGGTGGACCTCAGCGCGGTGAACGACCCGGTGAAGCGCCGGGACATGCGGCGCGGCTGCTACCAGCGGTGCCCCAACCCGTCCGACGACACCGAGCCGCACCACCTGCCGGCGTCCTACCTGGACTACGGGCCGCCGCTGGTGGTCGGCCTGGTCGGCCGGTCGGGCAGCGGCAAGACGCACCTGCTCACCTCGGTGATCGCCGAGCTGGAACGCGGCGGCCTCCAGGGGTGCGGCGTGTCCGCCCGCGCGATGGACCTCCAGCTGCACCAGCGGTTCGAGACCGAGCAGCTGCGCAGGCTGGAGCGCGCCGAGGAGCTGCCGGGCACCCGGCACGGGCTCAGCGGCTTCGCCAGCGTCATGACCCTCACCTCGGCCGCCGGGACCCGGCCGGTGACGTTCTTCGACATCTCCGGCGAGGACTTCCTGGAGGGCGGCGAGGACCTGGGCCGGACCGCGCGGTTCGTCATCGGCGTGGACGCGCTGCTGTTCGTCGAGACGCCCGAGCACGCGCTGGGCATCCGCAACCACGAGCCGGAGAGCACCGAGGGCGCCAACAAGCCGTTCCAGAACGTCCTCAGCCGGCTGTCCGACCTCGGGATGGTCGACCGCACGCCGGCGGCGCTGGTGCTCAACAAGTCCGACCGGCTGCGCTACCTGCCGCCGGTGGACCGGTGGATACGGCGGGACGACGACGGGGTGCTCGACGCCGACGCGATGCTGGAGGAGAGCCGGGACGTGTACGGCTTCCTGCACCAGCACGGCGCGCACTCGTCGCTGTCGCCGTTCCACGAGTTCCCGCTGTGCACGCTGCACTTCGCGTCGGCGACCGGTGCGGAGCCGGTGGACCGCAAGTTCGTCCGGGGCGTGCGGCCGATGCGCGTGCTGCGCCCGCTGATCGCCCTGCTGGCCATGACCGGTGTGCTCGCCGGCCCGGAAGCGCGGAAGGTGGGTCGCTGGCATGTCCAGACCAGGTGA